The DNA segment CTTTGGTGATTTGACCAACTATGGTGTCATCGACCTTCATACCAAGCTCGCTTTCTACCGAACTATGGTGCATAGCATCCGCTGGCGCTTGGAAGTCAACCGTATGGAACACCCCAAGCACCCGCTCGCCGCCGAATTGCGGCAGGTGCCCACCTACTCCGGTGAAAAAGGGGTTGAGGCGGAGTTGCAGTCCCTATTTAGCCAGGCCCAGTTTCTGGCCTCAGTGCTGGACAGTTGGAACAGTGAGGGGGTGGCGCTAGAGGATGTGATGGTTGCCAGTGCCGCCAATCGTTAAATCGTGGCTAAAGGTATATTTTTGTTGGTTAAATTCGCGATTCTGGCTAGGTAAATCCCAACACCCGACTATACTAAATGGCTAGGAAACAGCTTAACTTTATTGAGTAAGAGAGGATTGAGGGCGTTCATGGGCATACCGCTATTGATATGTGATGACTCTAATATGGCTCGCAAGCAGGTGGCGCGTTCTTTGCCACCTGAGTGGGAGGTAGATATTACCTTTGCTACCAATGGTGTAGAGGGTGTAGAGGCTATTCGGGAAGGCAAGGGAGAGATGGTCTTCCTGGATTTAACCATGCCGGAATTAGATGGCTATGGTGTATTGGAGACGATCAAGGCTGAAGGGCTAAAGTGTATGGTTATCGTTATTTCTGCCGATATCCAGCCAGAAGCTCGCGACCGTGTCACCAAGCTCGGTGCTTTGGAGTTTATCCGCAAGCCTATCAACAGTGAAAAATTATTAACCGTTCTACAACAGTATGGTTTGTTTTGATGTCAGCGCTCTCTAACGACAGCTTTCAGTATTCGGAAGACCAGCGCGATTGCCTGCAAGAGATTTGCAATGTAGCCGTAGGTCAGGTGGGCGATACTCTGGCCCGTAAGTTGGGCGTCTTTGTTACGTTGCCAATACCGGTGATTAATATTATCAAAGCCGACCAGCTTTCCCAGTCGTTAAATAGCTTTAGCTCTTCCTCAGGTATTTATGCTGCCAGCCAACTATTTGCCTCCCAGCAGGATGGCAGTGAACTGTCCGGCCTGGCACTGGTGATGTTATCGGAAGATAGTTTGGATGATTTGAAAGAGTTGATGCCGGAATTGGCGAACTCTGATGATCTTATCACTGAAACCTGCCGCAATATGGCGCAGACCTGTTTGGATGCTTTATCTGAGCAATGGGGGCTGGGTTTCCAGTCTGAGGCACCCAAACTGGTTGGCCATGAATCGCTGAATGTAGTGTGTGAGTCGCTGGTATCCAGTTGGAAAAATATTCTGGTAGTAGAAATTAATTATCACCTTGAGGGCCGTGCCTTTAATGGTGATTTATTATTACTCTTTCCTGATCAGGCGATTTCCGCCATGGCCGAACGTCTCGACGAACTACTGGCGTAGGGTGGATTGCAATCCACCTTTCTCTCCCTGTGTAGCAAAAGGTGGATTTTAATCCACCCTACGAGTATTGGTTGCCAAAAGTCTTATCCAAATCCATATGTTCTTCAATCGTATCGGCCAGTCGGTTAATTTCCTGTTCCTGCAACGCTTTATAATCAAAGGCTTCTACCTTATCCAAGCCTGCCCAGACCAATAAGGCATTGCGGGCTTCGCTATGGTCGAATAGGCCATGCAGATAAGTACCAATAATTGCCTGGTCTTCCGATATAGCGCCTTCGTTAGTGTTGTTAATCGTGGCGAAGGGTGCGTTTAAAGCGGGGCCCGTGCTAACACCGGCATGGATTTCATAGGCATCGACGGCGGAGTGATTAAGTACTAACTCACCACTCACCTGACGTAATTGCTTGTTGGCTTCCAGCATCGTCGTAAAGTCCAGCAAACCCAGTGCGTCGCTGCTGCCAGCTTCGCTTTCAATACCCAGCGGATCACTAATCTGTGTGCCCAGCATTTGGAAGCCGCCGCAAATGCCCAGTAATTTTCCGCCATAACGTAAATGCTTAGTGATGCTGATATCCCAGCCCTGATCTTTTAGCCATTGCAGATCTGCACGCACGCTTTTAGTACCGGGGATAATAATTAAATCGCTGGGAGGAATGGTTTGATTCGGTCCTATATATTGCAAATTTACCTGGGGGTGCAACCTTAATGCATCAAAGTCCGTATGGTTGCTAATCCGCGATAGCACCAGCACTGCAATATATAGCGGTTTTTCGTCAGTAAGTTGTTGCGATTGTTCAATCGCATCTTCGGCTTCGAGATGAAAACCTTGCAGATAGGGCAGAGTGGCTAGTACCGGTTTGTTGGTATAGGTTTCCAGCCAATCGATACCGGGTTGTAACAAAGCCATGTCGCCGCGAAAGCGATTAATTACAAAACCAATCACCCGCTGCTGCTCAGATTCGGACAGTAACGCCAGCGTACCTACTAAATGTGCAAACACACCACCGCGATCAATATCCGCCACAATAATTACTGGGCAGTCTACCGCTTCGGCAAAGCCCATATTGGCAATATCCCGGTCGCGCAAATTAATTTCAGCGGGGCTGCCTGCACCTTCAACAATAATGGCATCGTATTGATCGCATAAGCGCTGGTGGGAGTCCAGTACCGCGGACATCGCAGTCGTTTTATAATGATGATAGGCCGTCGCTTCCATATCGGTAACAGCTTTACCGTGGATAATCACCTGCGCCCCAGTGTCACTGTTAGGTTTCAGTAATACCGGATTAAAATCAGTATGGGCTGGAATATTACAAGCTTGAGCCTGCACCGCTTGCGCTCTGCCAATTTCACCACCGTCTTCAGTGACGGCGCTGTTTAGGGCCATATTTTGCGGTTTAAACGGCGCAACCTTGACGCCCCTTCTTGCCAGTACTCGACATAGTCCGGCAACCAGTACACTTTTGCCTGCGTCACTGGTAGTGCCTTGTACCATTAATGTTTTATTGGGCATAGGATTGTTCGATCTGTTTAATAGCGGCCAGTACCCGTTGATTTTCAGGGCAGTTGATATTCAATCGCTGGGCTTCGCTACATAAGTAACCATTAATAAAATCAATTTCAGTGCTTTGTTGCTGTTGGCAATCTTGATACATCGAAGAGTAGTTATCGGCAGTTATAGTTAAGGTGTGAAGCGTTTGATCAAAAATACTCTGATGCACGCTTAAGCCTAAGGCATGCATTACTGCAGTAATTTCATTACACAGCAATTTAATACGGCTTAAGGCCTCTTCGTTTTCTAACAATTCACCATTGCGGCATTGATAAATCGCGGTTAAGCCATTAATGGCGCAGTTGATAGCTAGTTTTTGCCACTGCTTGTTATCAATATCGTCGCAGAACTTGATAGCCAAATGATT comes from the Oceanicoccus sagamiensis genome and includes:
- a CDS encoding response regulator → MGIPLLICDDSNMARKQVARSLPPEWEVDITFATNGVEGVEAIREGKGEMVFLDLTMPELDGYGVLETIKAEGLKCMVIVISADIQPEARDRVTKLGALEFIRKPINSEKLLTVLQQYGLF
- a CDS encoding cobyric acid synthase, with amino-acid sequence MPNKTLMVQGTTSDAGKSVLVAGLCRVLARRGVKVAPFKPQNMALNSAVTEDGGEIGRAQAVQAQACNIPAHTDFNPVLLKPNSDTGAQVIIHGKAVTDMEATAYHHYKTTAMSAVLDSHQRLCDQYDAIIVEGAGSPAEINLRDRDIANMGFAEAVDCPVIIVADIDRGGVFAHLVGTLALLSESEQQRVIGFVINRFRGDMALLQPGIDWLETYTNKPVLATLPYLQGFHLEAEDAIEQSQQLTDEKPLYIAVLVLSRISNHTDFDALRLHPQVNLQYIGPNQTIPPSDLIIIPGTKSVRADLQWLKDQGWDISITKHLRYGGKLLGICGGFQMLGTQISDPLGIESEAGSSDALGLLDFTTMLEANKQLRQVSGELVLNHSAVDAYEIHAGVSTGPALNAPFATINNTNEGAISEDQAIIGTYLHGLFDHSEARNALLVWAGLDKVEAFDYKALQEQEINRLADTIEEHMDLDKTFGNQYS